The sequence CTATTTGCCTTACTTACATTCTTTTACTTTTTTTAAAAAGAATAACAACTATAGTACTCAAACAAAGGCTGCCAAGGAAGAATAAATAATTCATAGTGATTTCCCCAGCTTTAGGCAAGGTCTTGTCTTTTGGCACACTGTTATTATTTTTCTCTACAGGATTATTCTCACTGCTATCTTGTGGAGGTTTAGGTGTTTCTGCTTTTTTATTTTCGACGATGACTTCTAATGGTCCCGCTTGTTCCGACGTAATTTCAAAAGGAATTGGTTCTTTTGTTGAAATATAGCCTGTTAAAGCCTGTGTTTCAATAAATTGATATTTCCCAAGTGCTAGATCTTGAACGATCAGCTGACCATTTTTATCTGTCGTAAATCCAGTTTGAAGTGTATTTCCATTATGATCTTGAAGCTCAAATACAACACCTGCTAAGGCTTCTTTCGTCATTTGATCGATTTTTAGCAGTTGGACACTCCCTCGGACTGCTTCAGCTTTATTGATCACTTTTTTTAAAGCTATTTTATTTTGAAAATCACTTGAAGAAATATGAATCGGCGTGGTGTCTATTATAAAACCAATTGGTGCTTTCGTCTCTATCAAGGTATAGTCTTCCTGTAGTAAATTAGTGATTTCCCCCACACCTTGTTCATTCGTGATGATTTGACCAATTTGCTCGTTAGTTGAATCTTTATAGACATCAAATTCAGCACCTGCTAAAACAGCACCCTCCTCTGATATTTTCAATAGTTGAATAGTGAATACTTCACCTGTTCCAGTTCCACTTCCATCGGAATACTGTGTTTTAGACTCTTTTGAATCGATTGTTACTTGATTACTTTCTAAAGTAGCAAGATTAGAAAATTCTTCTTGATCTTGTACTTGATGATCGATCGTCGTATCGTAAGAAATAAGATAACCGATTCCTTTAGGCATATCACCAAAATCGACCGTAAAGCCACTTGACAGATACTTGATTGTTACTTGATCTGTAATATCTGTTTTATTCACTGGATTATCAAAAATGCCTTTATCAGCATCTGGAAATTCTGCTGACGTTACTTTAATCGATCCCGGAACTAACGTATAGTTATCCGTTTTAAATGTATCTGTAACTACAGCGTTAGGAAATTCCTGTCCACTAGCGTTTACTCGAACTTCCCAATACAGTGTACGCGAATCTGATGAGAACCAAGACCATTTATTGATGACTTCATTTGGATCATCGGTTGCTTCTTCCACTTCTATTTCAGTAGACACTTCAGTTGTTTTGTTGATAGGAAAAACAAGTTTGATCGTACCATATTCATCGATCATCTGTTTATCGAAACGGGTTAAAAATTGCAACGTTCCTTTAACATTGGAATGCGTTTCAACAAAATCAGTATAGGTTAATAAGACTGTTTTTGAGCCTTTGTCCGCAACAGCAGTGGCTACAACCGAGCCATTTTCATCCAGCACATCAAAAGACAAACTATTTACCAAATCTAATGCATCAGGCAGCTCGATCAATGTTGTATCCCCTGCTTTGGCACTTCCATTTGGAATACTCCAGTCCATATGAACCTGAATAATATCCCATGATTTAAATGAGGTTTGATCTTCTCCCTTTTCATTGGTGATTTTCACATTTTGAATCACATCATCCAGTTCTTTTCCTTGAGCGTTTGTTTCGAAAAACACAACTGAACTAATCAAAGCAAAAAATAAAGTGACAATAAAAATAAAAGTCATCCCTAGTTTATTATACTTTTTTCCCATTTTACATCTCCCTGTCATCTAGTTTTCTATCATTTTCATTCCAAAAATATATTTTCTTTCTTATTTTAAATCAAATGAAAACGAATTCCACTTATAACATTAATTATAAAACAATAAAAAGCATATAATGTATTTATTTTATTAAAAAAACAAATTATAAAAACATCTATAGTATATCTTCATTTAGTTTAGGCATAAAACATTGTATTCCTAGTATTTTAAACATGCTATAATCACTGTAGAAACACCAATAAAAACTGGGAGTGATTTATTTGGACAAATTATTTGCAGCAGTTGATGATTATTTTATTGAAAAACTGGTTGAGAATGATCCTATTTTTGATCAAATTTTGGCTAATAACCAAAAATACCAGTTACCTCCTCATGACGTATCCCCTTCTCAAGGGAAATTTTTGTATCTTCTTGCGAAAATCAAAGGAGCAAAGCGTATTTTAGAAATTGGCACACTTGGTGGGTACAGTACACTTTGGTTTGCGAAAGCGTTAAGTCACGATGGAGAAGTAATCTCACTTGAATTTGACACAAAACATGCTGAAGTGGCGAAAGAAAATTTAGCTCTTGCAGGTGTTTCTGATAAAACGAACATTTTAGTAGGTGCAGCTTCTGACAGCTTAGAAAAAATGGTACAAGCTCAGACACCTGCTTTCGATTTAATTTTTATTGATGCAGATAAAGAAAATAACTCCGTTTATTTGAAATATGCACTACAACTCGCACGTCCTGGTACTATTATCATTGGTGACAATGTTGTGCGGGATGGTGCTGTTATTGATACAACTAGTTCTGATGGAAGAGTGAATGGCGTCCGATCTTTTGTGGATGATTTGAGCAATTCTTCAAGATTGACTTCGACTGCTATAGAAACCGTTGGTGTAAAAGGTTACGATGGTTTTACTATTAGTATTGTTGAAAAATAAAGAATAAAAAAACAGCTTCAGTTATGCGTCGTCCACATAACTGAAGCTGTTTTCTATTCTTTTAAAGTTCACGACGTCCTTCTACGGCTTTAAGTAATGTCACTTCATCTGCGTATTCAATATCACTACCAACAGACAAGCCATGAGCCAACCTTGTGACAGTGATTCCAGCCGGTTTAATCAAACGAGAAAGATACATTGCTGTGGCTTCACCTTCTGTTGTAGCGTTGGTTGCGATGATTACTTCTTTGACTTCATCATCATGTAGCCTTTGGATCAATGAAGCAATATTGATATCTTCCGGACCAGTCCCTTCCATCGGTGATAATACACCGTGAAGAACATGATACAACCCATGATACTCACGCATTTTCTCCATTGCCATAACATCTTTAGGTTCTTCGACTACTAAAATAATACTACGATCCCTCGTTGTATCTTGGCAAATTTCACAAGGATCTTCCTCCGTAATGTTGCCGCAAATACTACAAAAGTGCAAATCACGTTTTACACTGATCAACGCTTTGGCAAATGCATTTACGTCTTCTTCTTTCATATCTAATGTATAAAAAGCTAAACGAACAGCCGTTTTTTGGCCGATTCCTGGCAATTTCATGTAGCTTTCAACTAGTTTGGCGATGGGTTCTGGATAATGCATAATTTCTAACAATTCCTTTCATAACAAGCATCCACAGAATGATTCTTTTGTTAAGGTAACAAACAGGGTAACAAAACAATGAATATAATTCAAGTCCATTCGTGTCATTTTCTTGTATTTTATCGAGATAGTAACGCATAGTTATTTTAGCATTCTCATGTCTAAGCTGATTGTCTTTCTCTTTTTCATTTTTTACGTAATTCTAAGTTACAACCTTTTTCTACCAATGTATATTCCTTTGCACTTCAGAAAATTCTTCTTGCTTGTGTTTAGTTAAAACCATAGCTCTCAATATCTTTTATAGTTATGGTTTTCATTTTACCACACCTTTCAGTTAAAAATAAAAAAGCTTCCTTTTTAAGATAGCTTTTCGTTCTATAAAAAGTAATTATTATCCTTATTCGATATAGTTGGTATTTTCAACACCATTAAAAATCATTAAGCATCACATTAATATATTACTAACTAAGGCAACAAATAATTTACTACTATAGACCATTTCAACTATTTTTTTCTTAATCAATCCTCCAAATTTCCATGAGCAATAATAAAAATAGCCTTTCCTTTTTTGAAAAGACTATCTAAATAATACTATTTACTCGAAAAAATTATCATGCTCAGTAGTGATAAACTCCGTTTTACTCCATCTTGTACCATAAGGAAGATATTCACTACTAAATTTATACTTCTGCTTTCCTTCACTTGTTTTATATACTAGAACAAGATTTCCATCACTAGGTATTGCCTTATCATAATACAACGTTTTTTTATCCCCAACTTTTAACTTAGGACAACTTACAAGAAGTGTATCATTTGAAGTAATTGTCAAGTTGGATTCAGATACTGTTAAACTTTGATATATCATTACATCTTTGATTTCATGTGACGACTCATTTATGATAATAAATTTATTATCAACTGGGAAGATTTCTGCATGAAAGAGACGTAGATACTTGTATAAAAATATTGAGAATACTATTACTATAACCATTACGAATAAATTTTTTTTGATTTAAATACCTTCATCCTATCACCTTTCTACTGATGATAAACGGTTCCCGTAAATCCTGCTCCTGTTGTTGCGATTAATCCTGTACGAGAACTATTCAATTTATACAAACGTCTGTTAAATATCATCTTTACAGTGCACTCAGCCATGTCTTTGGCTACAGGTCTTCTTCCTTACATACCTAATGCGTGAAGCTATTAAAACAACTGAAGACTATTTAATCCAACAAGCTGGGACAAACCGTTCAATAAATTAATCGATCATCTAAAGAAAATTTCTAACTATTTAAAAGAAGCTGATTAGTTTTTATTCTAAAGTCAAAAAAAAGCCGAGACAAATGCTTGAACAGCATTTATCTCAACTTCATTTATCGCTATTCCCTGTCCTAAAATCCAGGCATTCCTTTAGCATATTTCCCCATAGTTGCTTCAGTTTCTTTTTCTACTTTCGTCAATGCATCATTTACTGCCATGATCACAAGATCTTGCAGCATTTCTACATCTTCTGGGTCCACAACATCTTCTTTGATCGAGATGTCTTTCATTTTACGATCACCAGTAAAAGTGGCTGTTACTAATTGATTTGTTGCTTCACCAACAAATTCACGCACATTTAATTCCGCTTGTGCTTTTTCCATATCTTTTTGCATTTTTTGGACTTGTTTCATCATTCCTTGCATATTTCCCATGCCTCGCATCATAACTATCGTCTCCTCTTAATCGTTTATTACTTCAACAAGCGCTTCGCCAAACATCGCGATCGCTTCGTCTACTACTTGATTGTTTACTTGTGCTGCCGGTTCTTCTTCTGTCAGTAAATGATTTTCTTCATTACTAATAGGTCGATCTTCATTTGCTGGATCTCCCGGTGTTTCTTTATTTTGACTGATAAATGACTGGCGTAGCTTTGGCCAGCTTTCTTTTGTGATACAAACCATATCTGGTGCATAATTGTTCACCAAACGGCTTAAATTATTATGAACTGCTAACTGCATTTCCTCATCTTCCATGGCTCGGCCACAGACGATTTCATACTCAAATGCAATGACTATACCATTTGGACTAGCTGCAACTGGCTCACTTGCTTTGAGCATAGCTCTTTGGGTCACAGACATCATTTGCAATAAATCATCCCAAACATTTTTTACGTTCAATAAATGATCTTTTGTCGCTTCATTCAACACTTTGTACACAAGCTCAGTTGGAATCCGTAATGCATTTTTACTACTTGTAGCTCGTACTGCTTTAACAGGTTCCGCTTCTTTGGCCACAACACCAGTTTTCTTCAACTCTGTTAATTCTTTTTGCAACTGTTCGATTTGCTGCTGTAATCCGCTGATCTCAGCTGTTGAGATTGGTTGTACCTCATCCAATATTTCTACTGTTTTTTTTACATTTTTTGCCAGCTTAACAGTTGCTACTTCTAGATAAATATTCGCATTGTTCGTAAAGCGGATATCATTTTGAGTATCACTTAAAATTTGGATCAATTGGTAAATTTTCTCAGCTGCAGTTTGACCTGCTATTTCTTTGAATTTTTCTGTTAGATTTCCGACTTTTTCTGCTAAAAGATTTGGTGCTTGCTGAAACATAAGTAAATCACGACAATATAATAACAAATCTTCTAAAAATCTTCGTGCCTCTTTACCAGAGCTAAGAATAGTCTCTAATTGTTCTAATGCTTGTTCAACGTCACCTGTTACACAGCTTGAAATATAGTGATCCATCATTTCATACGTTAAACTACCAGTTACTTGCATCGCATCTTTTAATGTAACTTTTTCATCGCTAAATGAAATCGTCTGATCCAAAATACTTAAAGCATCCCGCATCCCGCCTTCAGCCGCTCGTCCGATTACATATAAAGCCTGCTCTTCAAAATCAACATCGATCTGTTTTAGAATATAGCCTAGATGATCCACAATATCTTGTGTACTGATTCGTTTAAAATCAAAACGTTGCGTTCTTGAAATAATCGTTAACGGAATCTTATGTGGCTCTGTTGTCGCTAAAATAAAAATAACATTTTGTGGTGGTTCTTCTAATGTCTTTAATAACGCATTAAACGCCCCTGTCGACAACATATGTACTTCATCGATGATATACACTTTGTATTCAGCTTGTGTCGGCGCGTATTTTGCTTTATCACGGATATCACGAATTTCTTCTACCCCGTTATTGCTCGCCGCATCGATCTCGATTACATCATTCAAACGTCCTTCTGTGATTGCAACACAGGTTTCACATTCATTACACGGTTCTCCATCTACGCTATGTTTACAGTTGATTGCTTTAGCAAAAATTTTCGCCGCACTTGTCTTTCCTGTTCCTCTTGGGCCGGTAAACAAATAGGCATGTGAGGTTTTCTTTTGGATGATCGCATTTTTTAACGTCTGCGTGATTGCTTTTTGTCCAACAACATCATCAAAACGCTGTGAACGCCAAACACGATACAAAGCTTGATAAGCCATAATTTACCCCTCCCTCGAAATTTCACTATATTCTATTATACGTGATTTTTATGGATAAGGCATTAAAAAAAGCGAACTCATTAAAAAATTCTTTCAAAAAAAGCCCCGACTCCTGTCAGGACTTTCTTTATTTATTAAATATGAGTATCTGTTTCTTCTTTTTTTATTACTCCATCGTTCGCTCGGAACATTTGATTGTAACGTTCTTCGTCTTCTTGATTGTCTCTGATCACTTTTGAAAGTGTAAAAGAGGAAGAAATCAATCCAACTGATCCCATCAAATAGTAGCCTTTAACCATTAACGGCTCTTTTAATGTGTATAACCCAATCAACATCAATGCCACGAAAAAGGCAAATGATCCCCAACTTAGAAAGACAAATGCAGGTGTGTTTCTGTATGCTTTCTTTTTCATAATTCTCTCCTTTAAATATAATAATACTTTTTTAGTATAACATTACTATTTATTAAATGACAATCATTATTTTAATTTCAAAAAAATAATTAAATTGGAGAATTAATTCAAATAACAGATCAAACATTTAAATAAGCAATATCTTTAGGCAAAACTAATCGTCTTTTATCGATATATTTTCGTAGGTCCGTAATATTTTTAAATGACGGGATGTCTTCTACAATCATGTTGACCTCTTCTGCTACCGTTTCAATTGCATAATTTGACACATACAAATCATAATTTTGACCAGATCCGACCACTAGCTGATCATAAAAATGACTCTCTTGGACAAAAAGATTAACCTTGTTTCGAAAGTTTTCTTTCAGAACAGAACTCAGTAACTGAGCATGCTCCTTCCCCAAATCGCTCAAAACCAAAACAGATAATTGATGCCTCATTTCATCTGTAAGTTTGCTAAGGTCTTGCCAACGGATTGCCATTTCATGAAGAATACTATCTAAATACATACTTTTCCATGGGAATTTCATTTTATCTTCCAACACACCTAATGCTTTTTTGACAACCTCTGTAAAAACAATAAAGTTCTGTTTGATTGCTCGGCTAGAATATAAGTAACGATCATAGACCATAAATTTTTTATAGGGAAACATCTTGTGTTTTGCATAGATGTACTCGATCAAACGAACAATACTTACTCTACTTTGTTCTGAAATAGAGATAGAAAGTGCTTCTTTAATTGTCGTTACCAAATTTTCCGCTTGATGAATAACATTTAACTTCTCCTGTTCATTATCCCAACCAAAATCCCACCAAAAAATAGAATAACAAAAATCTTCATACCAATTATCAGGAAGAACGACATTTAATGGTGCTGCAATCTCTTCTACATCAGCTTGATACTTCTTCACATCAATCGTCGTTTTTACAAAGCTATTGATTGGATCTTTTCTATTTTGAATCAAAAATCCTTGTCTTTCTCTAATAATAGTAACAGCAATTGAATACGCTAAATGGACGATTTGACTATCATTCAATTCTAGTTCGAATTTTTTATTGATCTTATTCGACAACCTAAAGACCTTCTCTCGATCTAGATGAAAGGGCCATTCTCGAATTCCATATACCTCAATAAAATAGCAAGTAAAAAAATAGCGAATCTGTCGTTCGTCTTTACCATGAACAAAATAAGGTGAACGACTCATTTGAATATTGCGATCTTTTAACGCTGAACTAATTATATTGGACAAACGATATAAACTAGAATTGCTTAAAAATAAATTTTTCTCCCAGAATGATGCAGGCTGCATGGGATCAAAAAAAATTGACTCTAATAAGGAAAAAGCATTTGACTCTTGCATAATTTCAATATAAATTTCATGAATTGAACGATGTGGCGAAGTGATCAAACGAATACCATGTTTTCTTGACGTTTCTATCGTCAGATAATCTGACCAGCGATCTTCTATGTACTGACAATCCAACATGATCGTTTTTTTTGAGCAATTGATACTTTCAGCTAAATAATCCGAGGTGACCCAGCTTTTTGGTCCATTTAACAAGTTCAACAACAAGACTCTTCGATGCATAGATGGTGATAATAATCTTTCCATTTTGTCTCCTCTTTTCACCTTTTTTTATTTTTCTTCAAATTTTTCCAGTAGTTAAGATTTTTTTGAAGAAATCCCTATCTAACAATAATTATAGCATCTTCCTACCCTTTTTTGAACTAAACCAAAGCGCAACTCAATTGGTTTATTTAAAAGTGGGTCTTATTATAAAAATATAAAAGCGCGGATTTAAAATTTATCGATAAATGGAAAATCTCACCACAATTTTTGGAGGGGTTCTACATGAAAAAAAACACAATTAAACACACCATTCTCATTGGCTTCATCAGCATTTTAGGCATTACTTTATTTATTGGCGGCTATATTTTCACTGACGCATCCAATAGAGCAAACAACAATAATAGTGCAACAAAAAAAGCGAACGTTACTTTAGTTAAAAACGTGCCAACAGACAAAGAATTAGTTAAACTAGCAACTCCTGTAAAGCAAAAACAAGCGAAAGAAAAAATTGTTGCCGTGAATGCCACTAAAGATACTGTTGCACCAACGATAAATGTACCTGAAGAAACTGTTGAACAAAATGCTCAAGTTAATATCTATGAAGAAGTCACTGCTACTGACAATAAAGATGGAGATGTCACAGAAAAAGTAACCGCAAATCAAACGCTAGATACCTCCGTTGTAGGTACACAAACTATACATTTTACAGCTACTGATACTAGCGGAAATACTGGTGCTGCAGATAGAACATTCCACATTGTTCCAAAGAGTGAACCAACAACTACGCCAATCGTGGAACAAACGCCTGTAGAAGAAGCTCCTACGCCTATTGAAACAGCTACAGATCAAGCTGCACCTATCAGTGCACCCGCCGCTCCAGCAGAGCCTTCATATAGCGCAATGACGCTTACTCTAAACGGTCAAACGATTCCTTATCAAAATGGCGGACAAGGGAGTGGCCAAAGTGTAATTGATTCAAATCCTGGGGGTGTTGCCTCAACATGGGGCGGTGCAGCTGTTCAATCTGGCGATGATGGACAAAACACACATTTTATCGGCCACAATCCAGGTGTATTCTCTACTGTTTTCTCACTAGGAGCAGGCAGTCAAATTGTTGTAACCGACGCAAATGGTGCACCTACAACTTACACAGTTCGTACATTGTTACAATTAGATGACTATGGAACTGAAGTAGGAACAGGAACCAACTATTGGGATCTTACAGTAGGCACCGGTGGAGGAGAACGTATCACCTTACAAAGTTGTGTTAATGATGATATCAACTTATTTGTGATTGCTTATAAATAGTTTAAAAGAGCATCAACGAGGACTTATCTCGTTGATGCTCTTTCTATAAGTTCTGTGGCAATCGTTATTTTTCTTGCTACAGGCGCTTGTTCATGAATGATTGAAAGAATCGTCTCAACAGCCAGTTCTCCCATCCATTCCGTATGAATTTTTATTGTTGTCAACGGGGGACTAACATATTTTGCTACACTGATATCGTTAAAACCAATCACTGAAATATCTTCTGGCACCCGTAAGCCTACTTCCTGAATCGCTTTTAGAGCACCTACTGCCAAAGCATCACTGGAAGCAAAAAAAGCACTTGGAAAATCATTTGGATGTTGGCTCAAAAATTGTTTCATCAATTCATAACCAGAAGAAACAGTAAACGGACTTTTTAAGATGTATGCTTCATTAAGCAACTTTTTTTGTGCCAACATCTCTTTAAAAATTAGTAACCGTTTATCTTCAAGTAACTCGTGACTTCCTCGAGTATATTCTTCCCCAGCAATTATACCGATTTCTTGATGGTCATGCTGGATAAGATAGTTTAAAACA is a genomic window of Enterococcus haemoperoxidus ATCC BAA-382 containing:
- a CDS encoding LPXTG cell wall anchor domain-containing protein, whose product is MGKKYNKLGMTFIFIVTLFFALISSVVFFETNAQGKELDDVIQNVKITNEKGEDQTSFKSWDIIQVHMDWSIPNGSAKAGDTTLIELPDALDLVNSLSFDVLDENGSVVATAVADKGSKTVLLTYTDFVETHSNVKGTLQFLTRFDKQMIDEYGTIKLVFPINKTTEVSTEIEVEEATDDPNEVINKWSWFSSDSRTLYWEVRVNASGQEFPNAVVTDTFKTDNYTLVPGSIKVTSAEFPDADKGIFDNPVNKTDITDQVTIKYLSSGFTVDFGDMPKGIGYLISYDTTIDHQVQDQEEFSNLATLESNQVTIDSKESKTQYSDGSGTGTGEVFTIQLLKISEEGAVLAGAEFDVYKDSTNEQIGQIITNEQGVGEITNLLQEDYTLIETKAPIGFIIDTTPIHISSSDFQNKIALKKVINKAEAVRGSVQLLKIDQMTKEALAGVVFELQDHNGNTLQTGFTTDKNGQLIVQDLALGKYQFIETQALTGYISTKEPIPFEITSEQAGPLEVIVENKKAETPKPPQDSSENNPVEKNNNSVPKDKTLPKAGEITMNYLFFLGSLCLSTIVVILFKKSKRM
- a CDS encoding O-methyltransferase, whose amino-acid sequence is MIYLDKLFAAVDDYFIEKLVENDPIFDQILANNQKYQLPPHDVSPSQGKFLYLLAKIKGAKRILEIGTLGGYSTLWFAKALSHDGEVISLEFDTKHAEVAKENLALAGVSDKTNILVGAASDSLEKMVQAQTPAFDLIFIDADKENNSVYLKYALQLARPGTIIIGDNVVRDGAVIDTTSSDGRVNGVRSFVDDLSNSSRLTSTAIETVGVKGYDGFTISIVEK
- the recR gene encoding recombination mediator RecR, translating into MHYPEPIAKLVESYMKLPGIGQKTAVRLAFYTLDMKEEDVNAFAKALISVKRDLHFCSICGNITEEDPCEICQDTTRDRSIILVVEEPKDVMAMEKMREYHGLYHVLHGVLSPMEGTGPEDINIASLIQRLHDDEVKEVIIATNATTEGEATAMYLSRLIKPAGITVTRLAHGLSVGSDIEYADEVTLLKAVEGRREL
- a CDS encoding YbaB/EbfC family nucleoid-associated protein; amino-acid sequence: MMRGMGNMQGMMKQVQKMQKDMEKAQAELNVREFVGEATNQLVTATFTGDRKMKDISIKEDVVDPEDVEMLQDLVIMAVNDALTKVEKETEATMGKYAKGMPGF
- the dnaX gene encoding DNA polymerase III subunit gamma/tau is translated as MAYQALYRVWRSQRFDDVVGQKAITQTLKNAIIQKKTSHAYLFTGPRGTGKTSAAKIFAKAINCKHSVDGEPCNECETCVAITEGRLNDVIEIDAASNNGVEEIRDIRDKAKYAPTQAEYKVYIIDEVHMLSTGAFNALLKTLEEPPQNVIFILATTEPHKIPLTIISRTQRFDFKRISTQDIVDHLGYILKQIDVDFEEQALYVIGRAAEGGMRDALSILDQTISFSDEKVTLKDAMQVTGSLTYEMMDHYISSCVTGDVEQALEQLETILSSGKEARRFLEDLLLYCRDLLMFQQAPNLLAEKVGNLTEKFKEIAGQTAAEKIYQLIQILSDTQNDIRFTNNANIYLEVATVKLAKNVKKTVEILDEVQPISTAEISGLQQQIEQLQKELTELKKTGVVAKEAEPVKAVRATSSKNALRIPTELVYKVLNEATKDHLLNVKNVWDDLLQMMSVTQRAMLKASEPVAASPNGIVIAFEYEIVCGRAMEDEEMQLAVHNNLSRLVNNYAPDMVCITKESWPKLRQSFISQNKETPGDPANEDRPISNEENHLLTEEEPAAQVNNQVVDEAIAMFGEALVEVIND
- a CDS encoding YiaA/YiaB family inner membrane protein yields the protein MKKKAYRNTPAFVFLSWGSFAFFVALMLIGLYTLKEPLMVKGYYLMGSVGLISSSFTLSKVIRDNQEDEERYNQMFRANDGVIKKEETDTHI
- a CDS encoding helix-turn-helix domain-containing protein — translated: MERLLSPSMHRRVLLLNLLNGPKSWVTSDYLAESINCSKKTIMLDCQYIEDRWSDYLTIETSRKHGIRLITSPHRSIHEIYIEIMQESNAFSLLESIFFDPMQPASFWEKNLFLSNSSLYRLSNIISSALKDRNIQMSRSPYFVHGKDERQIRYFFTCYFIEVYGIREWPFHLDREKVFRLSNKINKKFELELNDSQIVHLAYSIAVTIIRERQGFLIQNRKDPINSFVKTTIDVKKYQADVEEIAAPLNVVLPDNWYEDFCYSIFWWDFGWDNEQEKLNVIHQAENLVTTIKEALSISISEQSRVSIVRLIEYIYAKHKMFPYKKFMVYDRYLYSSRAIKQNFIVFTEVVKKALGVLEDKMKFPWKSMYLDSILHEMAIRWQDLSKLTDEMRHQLSVLVLSDLGKEHAQLLSSVLKENFRNKVNLFVQESHFYDQLVVGSGQNYDLYVSNYAIETVAEEVNMIVEDIPSFKNITDLRKYIDKRRLVLPKDIAYLNV
- a CDS encoding immunoglobulin-like domain-containing protein, which gives rise to MKKNTIKHTILIGFISILGITLFIGGYIFTDASNRANNNNSATKKANVTLVKNVPTDKELVKLATPVKQKQAKEKIVAVNATKDTVAPTINVPEETVEQNAQVNIYEEVTATDNKDGDVTEKVTANQTLDTSVVGTQTIHFTATDTSGNTGAADRTFHIVPKSEPTTTPIVEQTPVEEAPTPIETATDQAAPISAPAAPAEPSYSAMTLTLNGQTIPYQNGGQGSGQSVIDSNPGGVASTWGGAAVQSGDDGQNTHFIGHNPGVFSTVFSLGAGSQIVVTDANGAPTTYTVRTLLQLDDYGTEVGTGTNYWDLTVGTGGGERITLQSCVNDDINLFVIAYK
- a CDS encoding LacI family DNA-binding transcriptional regulator — protein: MATIKDIAKLAGVSPATVSRVLNYDPDLSVGIETKQKVFEAAEELNYTKHKKNTKTAKGKIMLVQWYDEVEELEDIYYLSIRLGIEKKAEELGLELIKRSLEELDHEQVDGILALGKFTKEQADSLVEMNANLLFVDFDALDLGYNSLVIDFYQSMSSVLNYLIQHDHQEIGIIAGEEYTRGSHELLEDKRLLIFKEMLAQKKLLNEAYILKSPFTVSSGYELMKQFLSQHPNDFPSAFFASSDALAVGALKAIQEVGLRVPEDISVIGFNDISVAKYVSPPLTTIKIHTEWMGELAVETILSIIHEQAPVARKITIATELIERASTR